The region aaaagcatatttttgaaaaaatataaGATGTGTCACAATAACAAAAATTAAGGAACCTAATTCAAAATTTTGTATTGAATGCATTCTTTTATCTTACACATAATTTTTCAACCATTTTAAGGGAAAATGACATATATACCTTATTAAGTTTCTAGGGTTTACTCATTCGGTCCCTAAAGTGTTTTTCGTGTTTTATTAAGGAACAAACTTGTTTTTGTCGGGTCCATTAAGTCCTTTTCGAATAAATGAAGCAGTCATCCGGTTATTTTGATGACGTGGACTTTGACCTTCAAAAGTCCACTTTTCCTTTCACTTTGTGTTAATCTACATGTAGAGGTGTATATGACAAAAAGAAATTACAAAATGACAAAACTACCCTTAAAACAATCTTTTATTTATTACTCTCTCTTTTCTCTTCGATCGTCTTCTACATCTGAatcaattaaaaataaagaaaaccaTCATTTATCTCCTTAAAGAAACTGATAACCACAAAATGTAAAGCTTCATTTACTCAAAATTATCCCTCTCCTAATAACCACCAGTACagcctgtaacatcccaaattttgggtccaaaaatttcatttttaattaactgaTTATAGAAACATTCATAAATAAACTACGTAAAATTATATCATTTCGTAGATCAAtatatcatgtctgaaaacccgaATCATAAAATAgcaacatgtcagagtacaatcccaaaatatcTCAAGTGCGGAAAATCAAcgcgtgtgtgtatgatgtgttgctaccgcgccagctccttccccttcgctgaagaggtacctgaaaccaaaattgtaaactgtaagcacaaagcttagtgagttcccccatcgtatcacataccatacaatcacatagcatacatattgtcgggcaattttggggtgtccgacctacccggtaggccattctggggtgccgacctacccatgtcaagccattatggggtgatGACCAACcctgtcaagccattttggggtgctgacctacccgtcgatcctaaccgaccctcggggactactccaccccctactgctactatcacatataacatatcatgtcagcatataaacatatcatcacatactgtcagacatatgcggggtgcctgacctacccttcggtcctaacaatcgCACTCTACTActgtcacatataacatatcatgccagcatataacatatcaggtagtaacaaacctagatgatatcacaaagacgatcatctaacatacaacttctactggtgggccgacattgtggtcgtaggcCCACCGCTActgaaaggtaactcaccttgaacgAGTAGTTGTTGATAATCTACGTAGTAAatctctgtctgctgctgctccgaaaatcctcACTACAAAAAATATGTCATTTAGTGGCACgcaaaaagtgccactaaaaacataaaaaaagtgtcactaaaggTTTCTCATAGAATCTGCGACACATATAATAAATGCCACTAGAAATGCTCCCACTAAAACCCTTTAGTGACACTTTTAGTTTTTGCCGCTGCAATTTTTTAAgcttttagtgacacttttttgTTTGACacagtagaaaaaaaaattacgGCACATATTTTGTGCCATTAAATGGCTCGTTCTATTCAAAAATTTATTTGCCACTTTAGTGGCACTTGTTTATTTCTCAtaatacaaaaaatatttttggcacATATACGCAAGTAAATACTAATTCAATTTTATAATTTAGGCTTACTTATATCAACATAATTTTTAtctataaaaacaaaaattataatacgcagaaaacaattaaaattccattattttttatcaatatttttaaactttttgaatcaaataTGTCTAAATGTGGAACCAAGTACATGCTAAACATAGAgtaacaaataaaacaaaaaaaaaaaaaaaaaaccttgaaacttagggggtgtttggcttagcttttgagAAGCCAAAAGATCTTTTAGAAAAAGATAGAAGCCAAAAGATGTTTGACAAAACAATTTTAAAACctacttttggatttttgatacaaggaaaatcaactttttggaaaagttaggaaaacctgactttttgcaacttttccaaaaatgacttttggcccttaaaaagctaagccaaacacccccataATTGCATATGAACTTCTTTCCCAAACTTCATGCTAAGTTGAATAAATCTTGTTATCTTGTACTCTTGAATTAATACTAGCAATTTCCTGTCCAAAAACAAACAATTATGATTCAAAATACAGTTAAATAAGGCATAATttagaaaataaataataattaagcACAAATTAACTATGTCGATAAGAACAAACTGAAGACGAATGCAACATAGAGATAAGCTGGAAAATGATAACTGCATCAAATACACTAGAGAAACATAAAACCAATGTTGAGGTCCATATTGGAAAAACAATCTACTTACAGATGCAAAAAAATATGACTTTTAGTTATACCAAGTATTGATCCATCTGGTCCCATGTGCACCGATTAACACAACCTCATGCATTATCTTCCAAGATTGTTTAGACACAAAGTTAATCATGATTCATATCAGATAAATATTCAAAATATTAAAAATGATACAATATATAATAGATATGAATCTATGAGCACAAACTAAACACCCTACAAGTGTATGAATATGGAAAGAAGCCAATGATAAAGGAACATTACCCGAAAAGACATTGAGCTAGAAGATAAATCCCAAACTTTGAAGGGTTTATACACGATCCTTTCTCGAGTTCCGACATCCCAAACACTTATTTCACCATAATTTGTTCCAGCTGCAAGATTCAATTTGCACATAAAGTTATAACAATCTATATACCTTTTTTTTTCTCCAATCCTTAAAGGAGCAATAGCACTAAAGCCAAAAGACCGGGGATCAACCTAAGAGAATACTTTAAGTTATATATGATATAAATCATAATTTATGTCTAATTGCAGTTTGAACATCAGGCTAATAAGGTCAAACTACACAGACATAAAAATCTAGGTGATTGACTTGATTGATCTCTTTTAGTAGAGTTGTGTACCTGATTGATCTCCTTCAGTTACAGAAAGCTCATAACTTTGATCATTAATCTCACTATCAATAGGGATATCAGTTGAGGTGATGAATAACCTCTTATGCCTACCCATCCTGCTATAAAACCACAACAGATAAGCACATGCTATATCATATATAAAAGTTGTAGCAAAATCAAGGAAATAGACAATGATGCCACCAACACAACTGAAGAAAACATGCTATATAGCTCCTTACAGATATATATAAAAGTTGCAAATGGAGTGTAATTCAAGAAATCAGACATGGTATATATAGCTCCTTATAGATTTCAGTTCTCCATGTGAGGATGTTctatttttctacatatttttcgGATTAATTCATGTTATAATCTTTGTATGCTTAAGGTAGTTATTTAATCTTAAGAT is a window of Lactuca sativa cultivar Salinas chromosome 1, Lsat_Salinas_v11, whole genome shotgun sequence DNA encoding:
- the LOC111916788 gene encoding uncharacterized protein LOC111916788, giving the protein MYFMSILASILLVQLLYTEMGRHKRLFITSTDIPIDSEINDQSYELSVTEGDQSAGTNYGEISVWDVGTRERIVYKPFKVWDLSSSSMSFRWHFLRATK